The sequence below is a genomic window from Haematobia irritans isolate KBUSLIRL chromosome 3, ASM5000362v1, whole genome shotgun sequence.
GTGGTGATTTTTGGCAAACGTGAAGAAATCAAAGACCATCTGGACTTATGGATGCAACTGAAAAATCGTAATATATAtcaacaaatcaattttatacATAGGCAGGAGGAGTTCTCTCGTGGTGTGGCCTTAGACACAGCAGCACGTTCCTCTTACATACAGGATAACGATATTATACTATTTATCGATGTTGATATGGTTTTCAAATTGGAAACCCTCCAAAGGATACGCATGAACACTGTCCAAGGAAAGCAGGTCTATTTACCCATCGTATTCAGCCAATATGATCCAAAACGTCAGGAGCAACAATATATATCACCCGATGAGATAACTAATGAATCGGGCTATTTCCGACAatttggttttggtatatgtgcCATTTATAAATCGGATATTATGGATGAGAGCATTAATGGCTTTGACAAAGACATAACTGGCTGGGGTCTGgaagatgtaaaatttttagaaaaaatcgttaaaaatggTCATCATCAGAATTCATTTATGGTCAATACAGCAGAAGTTTCCGAGGATTACAATACCAAAGCATCACAATTGCGACGCCTTTCTATATTCAGGGCTCCGGATCCTAGTCTAGTGCACATTTACCATGACATCACATGCGATGTTAATTTAGATGTAGCCCAATATAATATGTGTCTTGGCACCAAAGCCAATTCATTAGGTAGTACTCGATTAATGGAGAATTTGTTCTATGACAATTCCGAAAATGTTGAATTTATTAGAGATTTTAATCGTCGAAAAGAAATGAGATGAGGGTGGATATAGTTTATGCTAATTTTAAGTATTGGGTATTCTAGTTATAATTATGGATAGGAAATAGTTATACAGGTATGCCTCGATTTACTTGGTGATACTTTGTTACACAggacaaaatatttccaattgaagGTGAAaacgttttcaattaaaaaaaataattgatacaattaactttttaatcaaactagaaatattaacccccattttcatgaagctccgttagagcTCCGTtagataacgaacttttaaaccgtactatggacatatctaacaatttgcctatatattccatgtgccaattaggaacttaactacaagaaatttttcagttaaagttaacaggagaaaaaataattgaaatttattttttgttaactgGCAGATAAAGCTTAACGGAGCTacaagaaaatggccgtaagtcaaataagttaatgattgaaaacttttacatttttaatgaaaaaatttattgacacaattaactttttaatcaaactcggtagacagttcacacaaaaaatattttttgtcttcaagcacgaaataaattgatccaattaatgtttaattgaaatgtcttcaaacatAGAAAAggtagtattaattaaaaaaataattcgaagtcaattaaaaaattaattgatactatgtgatgtgattgatttttgtttcaattaaaaatttttttaaatcaattaaatttttaattgaatattttttaaaactcaattaaaattaagacttcaattggaaaaatgttcatgaattttttccgtgttaaaaaatatggtctctttaatgtttatttaaaaatttatttgaaacaagtaatttttgaatcaaactaaaaacaccaaGCCAGTTAACAAAGTTATTGAaattagttacgtttttaataattaaatttttaattgaatcaattaaaaaattaattgaaatttgttaatgaaatcaattaattttttaatcaaatattagtTTGATGCTCAATTAAATCAGtggttgatactattattttcgtgattaaagacatttcaattaaaaaattaattggatcaattaatttcgtgattgaatcaggacAAAAATGGGTTCTGTGTAGTTTTGACATaaccatagaaataattttgaaactAATACCAGTCGCGCTGACTGATGTCCATTATCGtagatcacaaaatttctatgctttactattattttaatgaagctcCGAGTTTTGTTACCGAAGTTTTAAACCGTAGGTTGGTCCTTTCTTATTTGAAAATTACTTTTTACCCATGGATTTTATACAATGACCCTATAGATTATCagaactataaatatttttaaaattacaatCCTCAAATAAACCTTAATTGAGGAGCTTCTTAAATCTTTGCgtcaaagaaaatgtcattaaacaccaaaaaggtttGTAGTTTCAGCAGTTTATGGTTGTTGAAATAGGACAAAGCAGTTTAGTTTCATACAGAAGCAAACTATCTACTTGCGCTTTTCTATTCTATAAATTAAGGGGCGAAGTAAAATTTCCCACTGACATTAAGTTATATACGTAGAGAATTCACGGTTCCTATTAGCTGCGTAAATCGAAGTATAGCTGTAATTTTAAAGTAATTTAACAAACTAAGTAACGGTCACGTTCACTATAAATAAAACTCATTACATTTTAGGACAGTTGATGCATACAGTTCACAGCAATAAAACCTTCTAGAGAGCATTTAAAAATATGCCCTTgggacaatttcgttctttaaaCCAATTGAGCTATGAAAGTCAAAGAGTGAAAAGTAATTACCCCGTTCCTTACGTTGGCTTAGGTATGGTGGTAGTTTATTGATACTGAAACACATAGAACAGTCTCCAATTATAATATGAAACGGAGAGGCCGTTGCCGCTTCCCGTGGAATAACCTCCAGTTATCCAAAAAGGTGATTTTTTAGAGTTTTCCATACTTTGGATTAGTATACTTTtatggccattttcatgtagatcCTTTAGACTTCAGATATCTTTAGATATcagatatcttctctccggttatctTTAGCTGAAAATTGTTTGGctgaaatctacaaaaaaaatgatatactCCCGAAGGTTAGGTGGGCCCTgatggaatttcaatgctagatCTAGCCTCACAAAATAGAACCTCTAGATCATGGCAAGTACACGATTCATGTGGATACTGTGTTGAAGGAGGTGCATCCCGGGAAGCCTTCTCCATTTGCGTTTGGTctgagccgggatagaggaaaacACCGGACCTAGGTAATGTTCAGTCTGTCGAAACCAAATTCACCACCGTTCGGTTCCGATGAGGTGTAACCAGTGCCTTGAGTGGGTGCATTCCGCAACTGTTCCGGATTAACATTGCtacgggagtatagtcatactaACTACTTAGCAGGATGATGTGCCAAcgacagcagcagtgggtcgaCCCCCGATTTCTCCCGCTCAACAATATTCCCCACACAGTTCCGAAAAGTGCATcacttttgcaatttaatttcaaagGGCTTCGTTCCGTGCATTATAGATCTATGTCGCTTGTTCCAGACTCTAGTGAcccgtatatggaatgtatgTTATGGAGAAAGCAGTCAAATCTGAGACTGCCGAGATGGAGATATACAACATGCATATAGCCGGTTTATTGATACAGAAACACATAGAACAGTCTCCAATTATAATATGAAACGGAGAGGCTGTTGCCGCTTCCCGTGGAATAACCTCCAGTTATccagttattttttttagagtTCAGCCTAATCCATACTTTGGATTAGTATACTTTTATGGTCATTTTCATGTAGATCCTTTAGACTTCAGATATCTTTAGATATcacctgaaaaattttcaacataactGGCATACTTGGCATATTTAGGCAGGATGAGAGACTGTCCATAATacgatttaaaagttcgttGGCTAACGTAGCTCTTGCTGAACTTATTGAAATGTTCACTTTTGACTTAAAGGTTTTTTTGTTGAGTTGTCAGCTTGAAAAGATATATGGATATTGTGTTACCACCATGGTGcgttggttagcatgcccgccttgcacacatggGGGGTTCAAacccaatttcgaccaaacaccaaaaacattttcagcggtggattatctccactcataatgctggtgtcatttctgagtgtttcaaagcttctctaagcggattcactgcaatgtggaatgccattcggactcggctatgaaaaggattaattttaaatgaaaaatgcttGCCAGTTAAGTTGTTAACTGACAGGACGGTATATAGGAAGGGTTAATTACACATACCTGGTATCGTTTAAGAGTTGGTTAGCTAATGAAGTCTACTAAAAAAAGCCAAAGCtttcagcaaattttgtcagttgTATTTTACACACGATTGTCCCAAAACCAGACTATGGTTAGTTGAAATAGGAACAAAAATAATCCATggactattgaaaaaaattaacatataaaTACGGCCGGGcttaatcttaaatacccactaccatcGGTTAAGATCTGCAgtaaattttagataaatacacgcaaaaaaaagtttacttgggtcCAAAagtgtttggtattgattttgagccaaagatgcatcctctttaaaataaagacagtttTAGGGCATtatttagctttaaatctagaactATAAAAATTCAACATCGGATATAAGCTATTGATATTTgcagacatttttctataaacgtaCATCATTTTATAAATGGATCTTTAGTGCATGTAaaggttttatatgaaagacaaaTATCCACCATAGGATCCAACATACTCCCACACAGAGacaaatcaccaaaatatttccaattaaaaagttgattgaagtttcaattcaattaataaattgatacaattaagtttttaatcaagatagaaacattaagttaattaagccaatgattgaacatttttaattcaaaaatgtatttgaaataattcatttttttaatcaaactaaaaacgccAAGTGAGTTgataatgtaattgaaaatagttacctttttaattaaaaagttaattgagttTGCAATCAACaccaattatatatttattgaatcaattaagaaaataattgaaattttctaatgaaatgaaatttttttaatcaagtatttgttatgcccaattaaaactgtgattgatactataattttcttgattgaagacatttcaattaaaatattaattggatcaattaaattcgtgattgaatcagaaaaaaatttttgtgtaaatagaGATGTTGGGCCCCAGCATGCAAGGGAATAAGGTTATTATGAATTATGACAACCCAAGGACAAATTCTATCAGATCGATTAGATTATATTCATGTTTTTGTTTGACCAATTTGTGCCcattttaaaatgtttccaatattttttgtggAAACGATAACCTTAGATATAACTGGAGTTTGCTATTAAGACCACTTTCTATGTAAATCAAATAAACCCGTTGACAATTTTCCATATATTATATGAACATTTCTTTCTAGACGATATCTTAAAGCTTTGGCatcacaaattcatattttcactctttactaaatttgtctttaagaaattttataaaatgtgtaAGTAAAAACAACACTGTCACTCATTTCCACAAACAACGTTACCATACAAGGCCAAGTATTAATAATtgacaataaatatttttagttatttAAGTAAATAATACGACAAAGCTAATAATTATTACCCTCTATTATGCTACAAAACAATACTTAAGAAGAtacaataaaaacgaaaacaattTATTAGGTAGGTTATTTGAGTTTATATTAAAAAGAGATAATtgcattttatttgtaataaaaaaatgactTGTATTGTCTAGACACATGTATTTCTATTAGGATTATACAATACATTTCTTctgtattatatatttataccaCTAACTTATAAGTATTATGTGATATGTTTGTAAATGGAAgttaataaattaaacaaaacaaaaaaataaaataatagagaaacagaacaaaaaaactgtttttgatttcaattcaCTTCAAATGACTTCAAGATAAACGAAAAAGTATAACAAACGAAACAAACGATTAATATATACAGCACGGATTTACATAAATTCCACAGGTTCTATATCTAATAGGGACAATGTTTTATTGAGAACTTCTCGAACGGCACGTATAAGATATATGCGAGCATATACATAAGGCATAAGTTGATCACGTTTTTCCTAGAAAATACATGAATTGTTTAAATAAACAAGAAATATGGGCAATGTCGAATTATACTCACCGTAAGAATTCGTATTCTTCTATAATATACGCTAAATATAGACACCAGACCATTTAAAAATCTAATTATGAGATGTGTTGCACATATGCCTCGATCTAATTGTTCGACACAACGTTCAATTAAATCGGGAAAACCAGCCAAATATGCAAAAACCATTTGCCATTCTTCCtaaaaatcaagaatttttatataaatgatttttgtttgaaagtgaACGaaaaatcgacttaaaatttatatatatttatttgggtAGATAtatggagatatgatcaaattaTGGATGTATAAGAACTAGAGTTTTTCCCGTAGTTTTCCCAATTTCTCGGGATTCCGCTTAAAGGTAGGTATTATgttcgagtttatccgctaaaatcgtaattttttcacgattacttttcttaaataatccatttaaggaatacaaactttgtgaaaatttgctttgggatattccccatcaagttataattaaatctgcaacaaatatgtataattttatgacgttttttactgctttagttttcacttgagtgaaaattagcggctaagctcgaacttaatacccacctttaaggaaAGCTTTGATATatgcatatttattttatttatttatttattgaaaaaaactgAGCCCCCATAGGCCCCAATAAGTTTTGTAGCTCGACGAAAAACGGGGATCAATTTGAAAGTAAGATTTTTGGTATGTACTGAGTCATATTCTGGATAGACGTTTCTTGCCAAGAAATTTCCATATATAACTGACGTGAGAACTGTATAAGTTCTCACGTCATGGGGAATTAGTACAACTTGTGTGAGTATCATTGTTTGCAAACCCTAATTATGGACATATCTTTTGTTCAACTCTTGAAATTTTCGTTACCAGGTATTTAAGGGCATTTGATTCGTTGGACTACCCATATTTCTTTTCAAACTTGAAAAGCACTGAATCGAATTCCCTTCAAATGTTTTgacttttgaaaataaaatatgggaTTGGGAAAACCTCACTTCTTGAAGAAAAAAAGAGTAGATTCAAACTATAAACCACCTCAATAAAAACAACACACGCTCTTATGGGTATACAAATGTTGTCCTAATACAATAATAGTTTACTTGCCTCTTCATTTAGTAAGCTCCAATCGATATCACTTATTTCCGGTGCTGTGCCGTAGTCCCTCCTCTCAATTCTCTCATCAAATGTCCTCAAAAGAGTCTCCAATCTGGCAGAGTTGTATAGAATGAAAGAAGCGCCCTTGGTGCTACCTTGACCATTCCTAATAATCTGTACAGGACTTGTATGTTTAACTTCCAATAGGTCTACTGTAACAGCTGCACTACCCAAACGCTTCATTAGGTCGGAGAAACGGCTATCTTGTTTGACTCGTATACCGTATTTATGCAAAGCCATTAGAGAAACATCATTGGAGCGAAGGCTGTAATGAAAAGGAAATTGGAAGATTTCTTTCAAGCatgaatttcataattattaccTTAGATAGTCTTGTGTGGTTAATTGACAAACGCGTCCCTTGGTAATGGGATCAGTCACTAGGCCACATTTCATTGTGACTGACGATTCCTGCAATACTTCCGGAGATATTTTAGATGCCACACTCTGTACATTAATTTCTAAATTGCAACTATTTGACATTGCAACATTATCATCTTCCACTTGCCATCGGGAAATAGAAGCTATCCTTTTCAATGTTTGGTGCAAAAGTTTAGCACGATAAAATGATATGTCTTCCTGATCTAGCCCATACTGCTGCAAAGCCATAATACGGACACAACAATTTGAAGATTTCCTCAAATTCCCATAACACTGAGGGTCACCCAAGACCTGTTGTATTAAGTTCCTCGTAATAGAACTTCTTTGTAAGTATAAATGACATCGTTCTTGTTCAATCTTAAATTTGAAAACTGGAAAATTCCAGGTTTTTGCTTTATCTAAAAGTTCTTGCCCACTTGTTTCAGATACTTCGTTTATCAGCTCGAAAGAATTTTCATTAAGTTTGAATCCTTTAGAGGCTGGAAAATACTTTGACCATATGTCGGAGTTGGATGGAAAGgaaatatcaccaaattttcCAAGCTTTTCATTGTGTAGCCGTATTAAAGTTGTAATACTACGACAACTGTCAGGGCTCTCTTGATGTGAGATGTCCTTGACAAAATATCCAGCTATGTTTAACAACAAAGATTGGTAGGGATTTTCCATTTTATTATTACTACAATTGTTAAATTCAGCCGGTCGAAATATTGTCTTAAATATGCTATGTTCACACGGTTCCTTTAAAACGGCAAATTGGTGGAAGGAAAAATAGTAAGACGCCCTCTAGCGAATTAGTCATTTAAGTACGGTAAGCACCTTAAGAGGAATTATTGTTTACGTGTCGGTAATAGCGTTTTGCATGTACGTATTTTGCCATCGACccagccagcatttcaaagttccatttcaacctcatcgctaccacagactcgcaaatgtcaccacaaccatcgcgaactgtgatgggggaagcatatcaaaaagtacaaaatgtacatgaaagtattttgccatcactactgttagaagagccattttattttttgtgaaacgccaagcgcaaccagcttgttatattttatttaaataaaaacgaaaataaagttctgaaaacataaatattacgattaaaattgtgaaaggtatatggtgaacaattttcgactttccaaatagaataaagtgatcgtttttcaaatatttttccaggcacgctttctccatcgaaaataaacaaactggctgatagacgctgcaatatccctgccaacattttttgaatttgggggcgcttctgagaatccccactacgtcgaaaacaatcatatacgacatcaaaaactcgtcggaaaagcgccgtcactattgagaagttgtaccaccccaagttactacgaaaaagtttctcatcagtgcaattattaggtgcctatttagatcaatttcgaaggacgccaataagaacccctgcaaactatcagaaaaagtgaattttaaggtaattgtagaagaatcattatggtcaagtaaaacacgattgtgtagatgtttattgatttgattaaacatttataatttcttataaatataacatttttcggtttatctcatcacatttaacataattttttgcattaataaaagaatgatgttgagttttaagtcctttaagtccttcgaaattgatctaaataggcacctaataattgcactgatgagaaactttttcgtagtaacttggcgtggtacaacttctcaatagtgacggcgcttttccgacgagtttttgatgtcgtatatgattgttttcgacgtagtggggattctcagaagcgcccccaaattcaaaaaatgttggcaggggatTGTTTACAACAGGAATCGCAAGAACTGCACACCGGGCTTTGGAAGAGTTTGGAAGAGTATAGATTGTGTACAACTTCatcctttaaaattaattgattcaaaatagTAACCACGAAATTAAACATCCCTgctagcatttcaaagttccatttcatcctcatcgctaccatagactcgtaaatgtcactacaacaatcgcaAACTGTGAtgagggaagcatatcaaaaagtgcaCAAtgtgcatgaaagtattttgccatcactattgttagaagagccattttatattttgtgaaacgccaagcgcagctagcttattataatttatataaaaaaaaaacttgacgtGGTATAACTTCTCAACAGTGacagcgcttttccgacgagtttttgttgTCGTATACGGTTGTTTTCGacatggtggggattctcagtagTGTCATccaattcaaaaaaatgttggctgGGACGGGGCATAATGGGAACAAAATGTAAACAACCGATAATAAAGTCTCatgaaattttcgttagcaaatatatagcaatgcatttcttatcagTAGCAGAAATTTCAGCTAGAGGTGAATACCGGGCTTTAATGTAGATTATTATAAAACAGGCCTAATGATATATGTGTACTGCTTGAATTTCCTAATATTGATAACAGTCTTATCCGCCGTAAAAacgataaaaaaaactattcgtAATACAATTTAAAAGCGTTCCAACCTCTATGACAGCTGCTGTTAGTTTTGCGctgacaaatgagtactaaatgAAACCCTGATGCATAACTAACTGACATTTCTTTAATCACCCTCATTCCATTCATTAGACCTGCATTGTTTACCATCACAATAAtggtaatttaacgattttcaaccaattttataCATATAGATATTAATCTAATTTTTTCGAACTTCAAATATCATTGCAGAGAAAGTCCGTGTTTACATTTGGGCTAATAATGATGTGCTTGTCCATGGTGGTGGAGTCATACGACAAGGAAATGACTGTTCATATAGATGCGGGAAAGAaggaatgttatttccatacagTAAAAGCCGGGGAAACAATTGATATTGAATATCAGGTAATCGATGGCGGACATGGAGATTTGGATATCAGCTTTTCACTGGCCGATCCAATTGGTCTTATTATTGTAAGCGACTTTAAGAAACCGGAGAACATACACCGTCATGATGTCCAGAAAGAGGGCGACTATCGCTTTTGTTTTGACAATACCTTTAGTTCATTCAAccgaaaaacagttttctttgaGCTCATTGTCGAGAAGGAAGGGGAACAGAATCTCGGAGATGATCAATGGAATGATGTATTCGAAGGTCTTACACCTGAAGAATTTTACGACATGAAAGTCCAAGATATTATGGACTACATAGGACGCATACGTATGCAAATGACAAAGGCTCGGCAGATACAAGACATGTTGCGATCTCATGAAGCCAGAGATCGaaatttggctgaaacaaatttcattaaagtaaaCACTTGGTCAATGTTCCAGATATGTGCTATGATAGCAGTTGGCTTGCTTCAAGTATTCTTGGTGCGCAGTATATTCGATACGAATACTAGAATGAGTAAAGTTTGGCAACGTTTACATCTATGAAAGCGTCTAATAGCACTTTGGCTCTGGTTTTGATCCCAGTGATTTTCTACTGACTTATTTCCGTTTCCTCGGCCGCCTAAAATTTCTAACCaaagatttttaattataaattcaaaACGAATCAGGGATTTTGATATGTTCCAGAAATTGGTCTCCCCAAATGGTGTTCCCTATGGTTTATTTAGGTTAATTTTCGatatagtttttatttacatatactTTTAGTAATAATTACTCATTTGCCATCTCTCATATAGTCATTGTACACCACGTAGATACATAATATACACGTATGGGTATATTCATTCTTAAGGTCTTTGAAATTCTTCACGTAAAAGTGTGTTTGTGTCTGGCCTCTTATCATGGCTGACATCTCTAATTGACGTTTTGTTTATCTTAAAATACCATTTAATATTACTTTTGATATAGTTCAATAATGTTGAGTATAAACAATGGTGGTGTATCTTAAATCATCAAGAAAATATCTAAATTTTGCCATATTATGTATTTAGCTGGGTTTGAACCGAAGTCAAGAAAAAGCAAACTCTCGAGTTCAGGTACGGAGCATGGAATGGACAGAAAGTTTATCGAATATGCATTTCCCCAGATATCTTACCGTAATCGTTACAAATACatcatatattatttataaaaaatcttgtataTTGTAAACTAGGTAATGTAAAAAATTGtaagcaataaattaaaattttaaatctataacaTACATATACGAGCACTTGTTctgaattcatttttttgacgCATAGAGTTGTTTAGATCGAAATTGTCAACACCAAGAAAAAAGCTTGTAATAACTTGTCTATAATCAGCGAATAATGCAGTTCGGTGTTCGTATGTATTTTATCCATTTCAAAGTTTCTTATAGGCTATAATAAGCGAGCAGTAATCAGTGcacattaaatttgttttctttaaatcctAATATAGGCCTTATTTGATAAATAAGGCCTATATTATC
It includes:
- the LOC142231536 gene encoding uncharacterized protein LOC142231536, giving the protein MENPYQSLLLNIAGYFVKDISHQESPDSCRSITTLIRLHNEKLGKFGDISFPSNSDIWSKYFPASKGFKLNENSFELINEVSETSGQELLDKAKTWNFPVFKFKIEQERCHLYLQRSSITRNLIQQVLGDPQCYGNLRKSSNCCVRIMALQQYGLDQEDISFYRAKLLHQTLKRIASISRWQVEDDNVAMSNSCNLEINVQSVASKISPEVLQESSVTMKCGLVTDPITKGRVCQLTTQDYLSLRSNDVSLMALHKYGIRVKQDSRFSDLMKRLGSAAVTVDLLEVKHTSPVQIIRNGQGSTKGASFILYNSARLETLLRTFDERIERRDYGTAPEISDIDWSLLNEEEEWQMVFAYLAGFPDLIERCVEQLDRGICATHLIIRFLNGLVSIFSVYYRRIRILTEKRDQLMPYVYARIYLIRAVREVLNKTLSLLDIEPVEFM
- the opm gene encoding transmembrane emp24 domain-containing protein opossum encodes the protein MRKSVFTFGLIMMCLSMVVESYDKEMTVHIDAGKKECYFHTVKAGETIDIEYQVIDGGHGDLDISFSLADPIGLIIVSDFKKPENIHRHDVQKEGDYRFCFDNTFSSFNRKTVFFELIVEKEGEQNLGDDQWNDVFEGLTPEEFYDMKVQDIMDYIGRIRMQMTKARQIQDMLRSHEARDRNLAETNFIKVNTWSMFQICAMIAVGLLQVFLVRSIFDTNTRMSKVWQRLHL